The following proteins are co-located in the Paralichthys olivaceus isolate ysfri-2021 chromosome 2, ASM2471397v2, whole genome shotgun sequence genome:
- the mych gene encoding myelocytomatosis oncogene homolog, giving the protein MLQSFAQSQDWLYSEPLLFDDEFCQSLMKDLQFLPTPPQSPPMKAGAGSSKPLSKEDQLSYVSDILLEDHDMQHNWNCDFFHSDAAEKEGEPSQPCSPLEESNEDCLWQCLAADKSLLGSSPLLSDIDTSIFEEIAGSTLDCQNLMDTQEPSEATSDYGSTGGELSVYSSSDSEEEIDVVTVVRCSSSPSPLPPLADLSTRQQKHEEEKRALQRHHIEIQLQHNYAAPCPASPPPSSSSNKRSRGSESSSRFHHSSRSSSSSSSSSRYQHHHSPRNSTETEDEEERRRTHNVMERQRRNELKNCFMRLRDNVPELSHNDKASKVVILKKARDCIYNLEDQCHRLQSKRDKLRDKQEELKARLEKLHS; this is encoded by the exons ATGTTGCAAAGCTTCGCTCAGTCGCAGGATTGGCTTTACTCAGAGCCGCTGCTCTTTGACGACGAGTTCTGCCAGAGTTTGATGAAGGACCTCCAGTTTCTGCCGACTCCCCCCCAGTCCCCTCCCATGAAGGCCGGAGCGGGCAGCAGCAAGCCCCTGTCCAAGGAGGACCAGCTGAGCTATGTGTCGGACATCCTGCTGGAGGACCACGACATGCAGCACAACTGGAACTGCGACTTCTTCCACTCTGATGCTGCAGAGAAGGAGGGCGAGCCCAGCCAGCCCTGCTCCCCTCTGGAGGAGAGCAACGAGGACTGCCTGTGGCAGTGCCTGGCAGCAGACAAGAGCCTGCTGGGCTCCAGCCCCCTGCTGTCTGACATCGACACCAGCATCTTTGAGGAGATAGCTGGCTCCACACTGGACTGCCAGAACCTGATGGACACTCAGGAGCCCAGCGAAGCCACATCGGACTACGGATCAACTGGTGGCGAGCTGTCCGTGTATTCATCCAGTGACTCTG AAGAAGAGATTGATGTGGTGACGGTCGTCCGCTGTTCCTCCAGCCCCTCCCCTCTGCCCCCATTGGCGGATCTATCTACCCGCCAGCAGAAACACGAAGAGGAGAAACGGGCTCTTCAACGCCACCACATCGAGATCCAGCTGCAACACAACTACGCTGCACCCTGCCCCGCCTCACCGCCACCATCCTCTTCGTCCAACAAGCGCTCGAGAGGGAGCGAGAGCTCTTCGCGCTTCCACCACTCTTCTCGTAGCTCCTCGTCATCGTCGTCCTCGTCGCGGTACCAGCACCACCACTCGCCCAGGAACTCAACGGAGacggaggacgaggaggagcgGCGACGGACTCACAATGTGATGGAGAGGCAGCGGCGCAACGAGCTTAAGAACTGCTTCATGCGCCTGCGCGACAACGTGCCGGAGCTGTCGCACAATGACAAGGCCTCCAAGGTCGTGATCCTGAAGAAGGCCAGAGACTGTATCTACAACCTGGAGGACCAGTGTCACAGACTGCAATCCAAGAGGGACAAactgagagacaaacaggaagagctGAAAGCCAGGCTGGAAAAGCTCCACAGCTAA